The window AAAGTATGAAGGAACATTACACCAAGATTATTATCAGGGGAGAACGCACGAGTCACCAATGCAATTACGCGACGCACTGGCCGACTACAAGCGGCACGCAGAACACCCGACTCGCTTCCCCGGCGAGCGACGAACCACGAGTGGCCTCTTTTCGGGCCTCGGTGGACGACTCGTCCACGTGGAGCGAGACGGGTCGCTACGAGACTTCGGCTATCCACTCTCCGGGCGGTGGGGCGTCGAGCGCTCACGGTTCGGTGTCAGGTCGGTCGGTGACGACACGGGTGTCGTCTGGTTCGACGACGGCGCGACGCAGTCGTACGTCGGCGATGGTGGTCTCGTCGTCACCGAACACGAGACGTGCTACGGCGACGTGACGCAGTACGACCTCACGCTGGACGACGCGCACGTCACGCGGTTCGAGACGGACGCCGACGTGGAACTCGTCTCGTTCGTCCACTTCCACCCGGACGGCCGTGACACGCTGGTCGGCCAACTCCTCCACGGCGACGCCGTCGAAGCGTACCACGCCGACGAACACGACTTTCTCGCGTCGCATCCGACGTTCGAACACGTCGAAGGCCGCGTCCCCGAGCAGTTCGACGAGTTGCTCTCGGACGCCGAAGTCGAACTCCCACGCCCCCTCTCGGACGACAGATACGAGGAAGGCCAGTTGAGTGGGGCCGTCGTCGCGACGACCCCGTTCGAATCGGGTGCGGCCACCGTCGGAACCCTCCTCACCGACGAAACCGAGACGGACCGAGATGCCGCGCTCGATACCATCCGTTCGCTCGTGACTCTCGGTCGTGAGGCGCTGGAATCCCGTGCCGCCGAACAGGCAGTCGGGTCGGTTCCCACTCACGACGAGGCTGGCGCGATGCGCGACGACGTTCGCGTCCTCTCGCTTCTCTCCGGTGCGCTTGGACTCCGTATCGCCGGTCCCGACTTCGACCCCTACTACGCGTACTCCGGCGGATACGGGTACACGTGGTTCCGCGACGACGCCGAAATCTCGCAGTTCCTCTTCGAATCCGACGAGAAACTCGGCCTCGGACTGGACACGTGGCACGAGCGAAGCGCCCGTGCCTACTGCGAGACGCAACGCGACGACGGGTCGTGGCCCCACCGCGTCTGGCCGTTCGACGGGTCGCTCGCACCGGGGTGGGCGAACGCTCGCCTCGAATCAGGTGACGACGCCGACTATCAGGCCGACCAGACGGGGAGTGTCATCGCCTTCCTCGCGACGTACTACGACGACTGCGACGACCCAGACC is drawn from Haloferax litoreum and contains these coding sequences:
- a CDS encoding glucan 1,4-alpha-glucosidase; the encoded protein is MQLRDALADYKRHAEHPTRFPGERRTTSGLFSGLGGRLVHVERDGSLRDFGYPLSGRWGVERSRFGVRSVGDDTGVVWFDDGATQSYVGDGGLVVTEHETCYGDVTQYDLTLDDAHVTRFETDADVELVSFVHFHPDGRDTLVGQLLHGDAVEAYHADEHDFLASHPTFEHVEGRVPEQFDELLSDAEVELPRPLSDDRYEEGQLSGAVVATTPFESGAATVGTLLTDETETDRDAALDTIRSLVTLGREALESRAAEQAVGSVPTHDEAGAMRDDVRVLSLLSGALGLRIAGPDFDPYYAYSGGYGYTWFRDDAEISQFLFESDEKLGLGLDTWHERSARAYCETQRDDGSWPHRVWPFDGSLAPGWANARLESGDDADYQADQTGSVIAFLATYYDDCDDPDLRADIEETLTLALDSLDETLGDDGLPIDCQNAWENMTGRFSHTTATFLEAYAALALSGLDSDLTDRAAARAREVYEGVDALWSDERDCYALRLVGDELDDRYDSAALALVSAHRTYDELESVDGDRLDRLVRHVESVFDGLWHDPDESDVKGLVRFEGDDWRMREQSTEKIWTVSTAWGANAAVELAALLADHDDERRSSFVDEGTSLLSLVLPDGPLCTDEGYLAEQFFDDGTPDSATPLGWPHALRLATVATLTDEGML